One Dasypus novemcinctus isolate mDasNov1 chromosome 1, mDasNov1.1.hap2, whole genome shotgun sequence genomic window carries:
- the NOCT gene encoding nocturnin has product MYQSPRRLCSALLQRDAPGLRRLPALGLRRQYPPPVAASRPASPQLLAAAASAVSGAARSSSRKACSMGNGTSRLYSALAKTLNSSAASQHPEYLVSPDPERLEPIDPKELLEECRAVLHTRPPRFQRDFVDLRTDCSSSHPPIRVMQWNILAQALGEGKDNFVQCPVEALKWEERKCLILEEILAYQPDILCLQEVDHYFDTFQPLLSRLGYQGTFFPKPWSPCLDVEHNNGPDGCALFFLQNRFKLVNSANIRLTAMTLKTNQVAIAQTLECKESDRQFCIAVTHLKARTGWERFRSAQGCDLLQNLQSITHGAKIPLIVCGDFNAEPTEEVYKHFASSSLNLNSAYKLLSADGQSEPPYTTWKIRTSGECRHTLDYIWYSKHALSVRSALDLLTEEQIGPNRLPSFNYPSDHLSLVCDFSFNEKSDELL; this is encoded by the exons ATGTATCAGAGCCCACGGCGGCTCTGCTCGGCTCTGCTGCAGAGGGACGCGCCCGGCCTGCGCCGCCTTCCCGCCCTCGGCCTGCGCCGCCAATACCCCCCGCCGGTGGCCGCCTCCCGGCCCGCGTCCCCCCAGCTCCTGGCGGCGGCGGCCTCGGCGGTCTCGGGCGCCGCGAGGTCGAGTTCCCGGAAAG CGTGTTCCATGGGAAACGGTACGAGCAGACTCTATAGTGCTCTCGCCAAGACACTGAACAGCAGCGCTGCCTCTCAGCACCCAGAGTATTTGGTGTCACCTGACCCAGAACGTCTGGAGCCCATTGATCCTAAAGAGCTTCTTGAGGAATGCAGGGCTGTCCTGCACACTCGACCGCCGCGGTTCCAGAGGGACTTTGTGGATCTGAGAACAGACTGCTCCAGTAGCCACCCACCTATTAGGGTCATGCAGTGGAACATCCTCGCCCAAG CTCTTGGAGAAGGCAAAGACAACTTTGTCCAATGCCCTGTTGAAGCACTCAAGTGGGAAGAAAGGAAATGTCTCATCCTAGAAGAAATCCTAGCCTATCAGCCCGATATATTGTGCCTCCAAGAGGTGGACCACTATTTTGACACCTTCCAACCACTCCTCAGTAGACTGGGCTATCAAGGCACTTTTTTCCCCAAGCCCTGGTCACCTTGTCTAGATGTAGAGCACAACAATGGGCCAGATGGCTGTGCCTTGTTTTTTCTCCAGAACAGATTCAAGCTAGTCAACAGTGCCAATATTAGGCTGACGGCCATGACGTTGAAAACCAATCAAGTGGCCATTGCACAGACCTTAGAGTGCAAAGAGTCAGATCGACAGTTCTGTATTGCTGTCACCCACTTAAAAGCACGCACTGGCTGGGAGCGATTCCGATCAGCTCAAGGCTGTGACCTTCTCCAGAACCTGCAGAGCATCACCCATGGAGCCAAGATTCCCCTTATTGTTTGTGGGGACTTCAATGCAGAGCCAACAGAGGAGGTCTACAAGCACTTTGCTTCCTCCAGCCTCAACCTGAATAGCGCATACAAGCTGCTGAGTGCTGACGGGCAGTCGGAACCTCCATATACTACCTGGAAGATCCGGACCTCAGGGGAGTGCCGGCACACCCTGGATTATATCTGGTATTCTAAACATGCTCTAAGTGTGAGGTCAGCTCTTGATTTGCTCACTGAAGAACAGATTGGACCCAACCGACTACCATCCTTCAATTATCCTTCAGACCACCTGTCCCTAGTGTGTGACTTCAGCTTTAATGAGAAATCTGATGAACTTCTATAA